The sequence below is a genomic window from Deltaproteobacteria bacterium.
CGATCGCGACGCGGATTCGCGCGAGCGGCGAGCGCAGCTCGTGCGAAGCCGACGCGAGCGTCGCGCGCTGCGCGGCCACGAGCTTCTCGATCCGCTCGGCGGCGCGGTTGAAGCTGCGCGCGAGGTCGGCGATCTCGTCCGCGCCGCGGACCTCGACGCGCGCGGCCAGGTCGCCGGCGCCCAGCGCCTCGACCTGGGCGCGAAGCCGCTCGAGCCGGCGCGTGATCCGGCGCGTGATCGGGTACGCGCCGAGCGCGATCGCGGCGGCGAGCGCGGAGACTCCCACCACCCAGCCTGCGTGCTCGTGCGGGCGGAAAGCGGCGATCGTGCGCCCATCGGGCAGCCGCAGCGCGAACGATGTCTTGCGCTGCCGGTGCATGGTGCCCCGCTCGAGCTCGCTCGGATCCGGCGCGGGAAGCAGCTCGCCGACGTGGGCGATCGGTCGTCCGTTCGCGTCGCGAAGCGTGATGTCGGCGTCGAGATCGCGCGCGAGAAGCTCGAGCGCTGCTTGCGCGTCGGCGGGCGGCGCGTCGGGTGCGGGCAGCGCGCGCGCCAGCACCGCCGCCACGCCCTGGAACAGGCGTCGCCCCTCGTCGTGCGACGGTCCGATCACGCTCCACGCCAGCCCGATCAGCAGCGTGAAGACGACCAGGATCGCGACCACCATCCCGTAGACCTGCAGGTAGAGGCGGCGCATCACCCCTCCTCGTCCTGGCGGCGCGCGAAGACGTAGCCGGCGCCGCGAATCGTGAGGATGCGGCGCGGCCGGCGCGGGTCGTCTTCGATCGCGGCACGGATCCGCGAGACGTGCACGTCGATGCTGCGGTCGAAGGCCTCGAGCGCCTCGCCGCGCACCAGACTCATGAGCGCTTCGCGCGAGAGCACGCGTCCGGGGTGCTCGGCCAGCGCGAGCAGGATCGCGAACTGGTGACTGGTGAGCGGCTTCTCCTCGCCCGCCACACGCACCGCTCGCGCGTCGCGGTCGATCTCGAGCCGGCCGAAGCGAAGCGGCGCGGCCGAGCCGGAGGTCGGGGCTCGCTGCCGGCGCAGGATGGCGCGAAGCCGCGCGAGCAGCTCGCGCGGGTTGAACGGCTTGGGCAGGTAGTCGTCCGCGCCGAGCTCGAGGCCGACGATCCGGTCGTCCTCGTCGCCGCGCGCGGTGAGCATCAGGATCGGCAGCTCGCTTGCCGCGCGCACGGCGCGGCAGACGTCGAAGCCGTCCTGGTCCGGGAGCATCAGGTCGAGCACCAGCGCGTCGAAGCGATCGCGGGCGAGCTCGGCCAGGCCGCTCGCGGCATCC
It includes:
- a CDS encoding HAMP domain-containing histidine kinase, with the protein product MRRLYLQVYGMVVAILVVFTLLIGLAWSVIGPSHDEGRRLFQGVAAVLARALPAPDAPPADAQAALELLARDLDADITLRDANGRPIAHVGELLPAPDPSELERGTMHRQRKTSFALRLPDGRTIAAFRPHEHAGWVVGVSALAAAIALGAYPITRRITRRLERLRAQVEALGAGDLAARVEVRGADEIADLARSFNRAAERIEKLVAAQRATLASASHELRSPLARIRVAIELLGGDEGAELRARVARDIAELDDLIGELLLASRLEALVPGQALERREPIDLLGLAAEEASHGGGAVAGEAVTLVGDRALLRRLVRNLLENARRHAGGAEVELEVAKLGPGRARIRVSDRGPGVPESERERIFEPFHRRAGAAETRDGGFGLGLALVRQIARHHGGEARCRPREGGGTVFEVDLGGVT
- a CDS encoding response regulator: MAPRVLMIDDDTQLSEMVAQYLGARGLEVVTAPDAASGLAELARDRFDALVLDLMLPDQDGFDVCRAVRAASELPILMLTARGDEDDRIVGLELGADDYLPKPFNPRELLARLRAILRRQRAPTSGSAAPLRFGRLEIDRDARAVRVAGEEKPLTSHQFAILLALAEHPGRVLSREALMSLVRGEALEAFDRSIDVHVSRIRAAIEDDPRRPRRILTIRGAGYVFARRQDEEG